One genomic region from Frateuria soli encodes:
- a CDS encoding UDP-N-acetylmuramoyl-tripeptide--D-alanyl-D-alanine ligase yields the protein MMRLSEIAVWTHGRLLGPDLQVEGVAIDTRRLRPGELFVAIRGERVDGHDFVRDAALRGASAALVTRRVDVDLPQVLVNDTQAALGDLASAVRAQRNVRVVGITGSNGKTTVKTLTASILSRHGRTHVNAGNYNNELGLPLTLLAMPADSEYAVLEMGAGKPGDIAYLAAIARPDIGLVNTIAPAHLERMGSLEGVAETKGALYQALPADGVAIINADDAFAGFFEGLAGSRATLHFGLGGNVDVGATILEQRVDGSRFVLRTPAGEAEVALPLAGRHNIANALAAAAIALALDVPLATIVAGLLHVPGVAGRLRSEAMPGGWTLIDDSYNANPGSVGAAIDTLALATGERWLVLGDMAELGADARALHEGIGARAKAAGIDRLFAVGPLSAGAAKAFGTGSEHHPDKAALAASLANQLHAGVTCLVKGSRSAGMEQIVSSLKEQFHAPGGPVDAA from the coding sequence ATGATGCGCCTCTCCGAAATCGCGGTATGGACCCATGGCCGCCTGCTGGGCCCCGACCTGCAGGTGGAAGGGGTGGCGATCGACACCCGCCGGCTGCGCCCGGGCGAACTGTTCGTGGCGATCAGGGGCGAGCGCGTCGACGGACACGACTTCGTGCGGGACGCGGCCCTGCGTGGCGCCTCGGCGGCGCTGGTCACGCGCCGCGTCGACGTCGACCTGCCGCAGGTGCTGGTCAACGACACCCAGGCCGCGCTCGGCGACCTGGCCAGCGCCGTGCGCGCGCAGCGCAACGTGCGCGTGGTCGGCATCACCGGCTCCAACGGCAAGACCACGGTCAAGACGCTGACGGCGTCGATCCTGTCGCGCCATGGCCGCACCCACGTCAACGCAGGCAACTACAACAACGAGCTGGGCCTGCCGCTGACCCTGCTGGCGATGCCGGCCGACAGCGAATACGCGGTGCTCGAGATGGGCGCGGGCAAGCCGGGCGACATTGCCTATCTCGCCGCCATCGCCCGGCCCGATATCGGCCTCGTCAACACCATCGCGCCGGCGCACCTTGAGCGGATGGGCAGCCTGGAGGGCGTGGCCGAGACCAAGGGCGCGCTGTACCAGGCGCTGCCAGCCGACGGCGTGGCGATCATCAACGCCGACGATGCCTTTGCCGGCTTCTTCGAAGGACTGGCCGGTTCGCGGGCGACGCTGCACTTCGGTCTCGGAGGCAACGTCGACGTGGGCGCGACGATCCTGGAGCAGCGCGTGGACGGCTCGCGCTTCGTGCTTCGCACGCCCGCAGGCGAGGCCGAGGTGGCGTTGCCGCTGGCCGGCCGCCACAACATCGCCAATGCGCTGGCCGCGGCCGCGATCGCGCTGGCGCTGGACGTGCCGCTGGCGACCATCGTCGCCGGCCTGTTGCACGTGCCGGGCGTGGCCGGCCGGTTGCGCAGCGAGGCGATGCCCGGCGGCTGGACGCTGATCGACGACAGCTACAACGCCAATCCCGGCTCGGTCGGCGCGGCGATCGACACGCTGGCGCTGGCTACCGGCGAGCGCTGGCTGGTGCTCGGCGACATGGCCGAGCTCGGCGCCGACGCGCGCGCGCTGCACGAAGGTATCGGCGCGCGCGCGAAAGCGGCCGGCATCGACCGGCTGTTCGCGGTCGGGCCGCTGAGCGCCGGCGCGGCCAAGGCGTTCGGCACGGGCAGCGAGCACCACCCCGACAAGGCTGCGCTGGCCGCGTCGCTGGCGAACCAGCTGCATGCGGGCGTCACCTGCCTGGTCAAGGGCTCGCGCTCGGCCGGCATGGAGCAGATCGTGTCCTCACTCAAAGAACAATTCCACGCCCCCGGAGGCCCCGTCGATGCTGCTTGA
- the mraY gene encoding phospho-N-acetylmuramoyl-pentapeptide-transferase: MLLELADWMARHFTALHLFQYITFRTIMAALTALAMSLLFGPGLIMRLAALKAGQVVRSDGPQTHLVKAGTPTMGGVMILLAIAIATLLWADLHNRYVWIVLAVLIAFGVIGFYDDYKKLVLKDSRGLASRWKYFWQSVFGLAAALFLYKTAQLPAETALYVPLFKQVALPLGVLFVVVAYFMVVGFSNAVNLTDGLDGLAIMPSVLVSGALGVFAYLAGNKVFSEYLGIPSIPGAGELSIFCGALAGAGLGFLWFNTYPAQVFMGDVGALAIGAALACVAVIVRQEIVLIVMGGVFVLETVSVMLQVASFKLTGKRIFRMAPIHHHFELKGWPEPRVIVRFWIISVVLVLIGLATLKVR; this comes from the coding sequence ATGCTGCTTGAGCTGGCCGACTGGATGGCGCGGCATTTCACTGCCCTGCACCTGTTCCAGTACATCACCTTCCGCACGATCATGGCCGCGCTCACCGCGCTGGCGATGTCGCTGCTGTTCGGGCCGGGCCTGATCATGCGGCTGGCGGCGCTCAAGGCCGGGCAGGTGGTGCGCAGCGACGGTCCGCAGACGCATCTGGTCAAGGCCGGTACGCCGACGATGGGCGGGGTAATGATCCTGCTGGCGATCGCCATCGCCACGCTGCTCTGGGCCGACCTGCACAACCGCTACGTGTGGATCGTGCTGGCGGTGCTGATCGCCTTCGGCGTGATCGGCTTCTACGACGACTACAAGAAGCTGGTGCTCAAGGACAGCCGCGGCCTGGCCTCGCGCTGGAAGTATTTCTGGCAGTCGGTGTTCGGGCTGGCGGCGGCGCTGTTCCTCTACAAGACCGCGCAGCTGCCGGCCGAGACCGCGCTGTACGTGCCGCTGTTCAAGCAGGTGGCGTTGCCGCTGGGCGTGCTGTTCGTAGTGGTCGCCTATTTCATGGTGGTCGGCTTCTCCAACGCGGTGAACCTCACCGATGGGCTGGACGGACTGGCGATCATGCCCTCGGTGCTGGTTTCCGGCGCGCTGGGCGTGTTCGCCTACCTGGCCGGCAACAAGGTGTTTTCCGAATACCTGGGCATTCCCTCGATCCCCGGCGCGGGCGAGCTGTCGATTTTCTGCGGCGCACTGGCCGGCGCGGGCCTGGGCTTCCTGTGGTTCAACACTTATCCCGCGCAGGTGTTCATGGGCGACGTCGGCGCGCTCGCGATCGGCGCGGCGCTGGCCTGCGTGGCGGTGATCGTGCGCCAGGAGATCGTGCTGATCGTGATGGGCGGCGTGTTCGTGCTGGAGACGGTCTCGGTGATGCTGCAGGTGGCCAGCTTCAAGCTGACCGGCAAGCGCATCTTCCGCATGGCGCCGATCCACCACCACTTCGAACTCAAGGGCTGGCCCGAGCCGCGGGTGATCGTGCGCTTCTGGATCATCAGCGTCGTGCTGGTGCTGATCGGCCTCGCCACGTTGAAGGTGCGCTGA
- the ftsW gene encoding putative lipid II flippase FtsW has translation MFGFGSSQAIKRHGPRGSFDLPLLVALVGLASMGVVMVTSSSIAVADSQHIGAFYYLKKHLFYLALGLGLAAVAMRTELKQVEKYALPLLLVGGALLLAVFVPHLGMRINGARRWLNFIVISFQPVEAVKLILVVYVASFLVRHRESVETKFWGLLRPVLVAGIIVLLLLAQPDFGSATLIIAVTIGMVWLGGARPLYLIAMGLPLMPLLAIAATSESYRMKRLTSFMDPWKDPFNDGFQLTQSLMAIGRGEWAGVGLGSSVLKLSYLPEAHTDFILAVIGEELGLAGIVLVVALFATVVGRGLHLGLKGVEVGQRFAGYVAFGISLMLGLQAMVSIGVNLGALPTKGLTLPLISSGGSSVLMTCAMAGVLLRATFEINRALDARQMATRMPAMAVADANAAVAAPREREAVAA, from the coding sequence ATGTTCGGCTTCGGTTCCAGCCAGGCGATCAAGCGGCACGGGCCGCGGGGCAGCTTCGACCTGCCCCTGCTGGTCGCGCTCGTCGGGCTGGCCAGCATGGGCGTGGTGATGGTCACCTCCAGCTCCATCGCCGTGGCCGACAGCCAGCACATCGGGGCGTTCTATTACCTGAAGAAGCACCTGTTCTACCTGGCATTGGGGCTGGGCCTGGCCGCCGTGGCCATGCGCACCGAACTGAAGCAGGTGGAGAAGTACGCCTTGCCGCTGCTGCTGGTGGGCGGGGCCCTGCTGCTGGCGGTGTTCGTTCCGCACCTGGGCATGCGCATCAACGGTGCGCGCCGCTGGCTCAACTTCATCGTGATCAGCTTCCAGCCGGTCGAGGCGGTGAAACTGATCCTGGTCGTCTACGTGGCGAGCTTCCTGGTACGCCACCGCGAGAGCGTGGAAACGAAGTTCTGGGGCCTGCTGCGACCGGTGCTGGTGGCCGGCATCATTGTGCTGCTGCTGCTGGCGCAGCCGGACTTCGGCTCGGCCACGCTGATCATCGCGGTCACCATCGGCATGGTCTGGCTCGGCGGCGCGCGGCCGCTGTACCTGATCGCCATGGGCCTGCCGCTGATGCCGCTGCTGGCGATCGCGGCGACCAGCGAGAGCTACCGCATGAAGCGGCTGACCTCGTTCATGGACCCGTGGAAGGACCCGTTCAACGACGGCTTCCAGTTGACCCAGTCGCTGATGGCGATCGGCCGCGGCGAATGGGCCGGCGTGGGCCTCGGCTCGAGCGTGCTCAAGCTTTCCTACCTGCCCGAGGCGCACACCGACTTCATCCTGGCGGTGATCGGCGAGGAGCTGGGTCTGGCGGGCATCGTGCTCGTGGTGGCGCTGTTCGCCACCGTGGTCGGACGTGGGCTGCACCTCGGCCTGAAGGGCGTGGAGGTGGGCCAGCGATTCGCCGGCTACGTGGCGTTCGGGATCTCGCTGATGCTGGGTCTGCAGGCGATGGTGTCGATCGGCGTGAACCTCGGTGCGCTGCCGACCAAGGGCCTGACGCTGCCGCTGATCAGCTCGGGTGGCTCTTCGGTGCTGATGACCTGCGCCATGGCCGGCGTCCTGCTGCGTGCCACCTTCGAGATCAACCGCGCACTGGATGCGCGCCAGATGGCCACGCGGATGCCCGCGATGGCCGTGGCGGACGCGAACGCGGCAGTAGCCGCGCCGCGCGAGCGCGAGGCGGTGGCGGCATGA
- the murG gene encoding undecaprenyldiphospho-muramoylpentapeptide beta-N-acetylglucosaminyltransferase: MKTGNRESGIGNRQSASRSAGSASAVNDCRLPISHSRPVLIMAGGTGGHIFPGLAVADVLRAQGVPVAWLGAAGGMETRVVPAHGIELHTVAVGGLRGKGVKTRLLAPLMLARALVASLRVLRRVRPRSVLSMGGYVAGPGGVAARLTGTPLLVHEQNRVAGYTNRKLAGFAKRVLSGFADALANGEWVGNPVRASIAALPPPSARFAARTGRGQLLVLGGSLGARALNLALPQALALIPADRRPSVRHQCGSRGLDEARAAYAQAGVEADVVPFIEDMAAAYGWADLAVCRAGALTIAELTAAGLGAVLVPFPHAVDDHQTGNAQALVEAGAAELIQERDLDVQTLAQRLAALLADRARLTAMAVAARMQAKPDAAAAIAAACLEAASPEVAA, encoded by the coding sequence ATGAAGACCGGGAATCGGGAATCGGGAATCGGGAATCGGCAGAGCGCATCGCGCTCTGCCGGATCGGCCTCTGCAGTTAACGATTGCCGATTGCCGATTTCCCATTCCCGGCCCGTGCTGATCATGGCCGGCGGTACTGGCGGCCACATCTTCCCCGGCCTGGCCGTGGCCGACGTGCTGCGCGCGCAGGGCGTGCCGGTGGCGTGGCTGGGCGCGGCCGGGGGCATGGAAACCCGCGTCGTGCCCGCACACGGCATCGAGCTGCACACCGTCGCGGTCGGTGGCCTGCGCGGCAAGGGTGTGAAGACACGCCTGCTGGCGCCGTTGATGCTGGCGCGCGCGCTTGTCGCTTCGCTGCGCGTGCTGCGCCGCGTGCGGCCGCGCAGCGTGCTGTCGATGGGCGGCTACGTGGCCGGTCCCGGCGGCGTGGCGGCGCGGTTGACCGGCACGCCGTTGCTGGTACACGAGCAGAATCGCGTGGCTGGCTACACCAACCGCAAGCTCGCGGGCTTCGCGAAGCGGGTGCTGAGCGGTTTCGCCGACGCGCTCGCGAACGGCGAATGGGTCGGCAATCCCGTGCGCGCCAGCATCGCGGCGCTGCCGCCGCCGTCCGCGCGTTTCGCCGCCCGTACCGGTCGGGGACAGTTGCTGGTCCTGGGCGGCAGCCTGGGCGCGCGCGCGCTCAATCTTGCCCTGCCGCAGGCACTGGCACTGATCCCGGCAGACCGGCGTCCGTCCGTGCGCCACCAGTGCGGCAGCCGAGGGCTCGACGAGGCGCGCGCGGCTTACGCGCAGGCCGGCGTCGAGGCCGATGTGGTGCCCTTCATCGAGGACATGGCCGCCGCCTACGGCTGGGCCGACCTCGCCGTTTGCCGGGCCGGCGCGCTGACCATCGCCGAGCTCACCGCCGCGGGCCTGGGCGCCGTGCTGGTGCCTTTCCCCCACGCAGTCGACGACCACCAGACCGGCAACGCGCAGGCGCTGGTCGAGGCGGGCGCCGCCGAACTGATCCAGGAACGCGATTTGGACGTACAGACACTGGCCCAGCGCCTGGCCGCGTTGCTCGCCGACCGCGCGCGGCTGACCGCGATGGCCGTGGCCGCACGCATGCAGGCCAAGCCGGACGCGGCCGCCGCCATCGCTGCTGCATGCCTTGAGGCAGCTTCCCCGGAGGTGGCCGCATGA
- the murC gene encoding UDP-N-acetylmuramate--L-alanine ligase, whose amino-acid sequence MTPRRLLAHEDLMATFRRVHFIGIGGVGMSGIAEVLHNLGYAVSGSDKANSPTAQRLAALGIVVQVGHEAAHVADADVVVTSSAIRQDNPELVAARAARIPVIPRAEMLGELMRFRRGIAIAGTHGKTTTTSLVASVLAEANYDPTFVIGGQLNAAGANARLGTGQYLVAEADESDGSFLLLSPVIAAVTNIDADHLENYGGDFAQVKKAFADFLHRLPFYGLAVLCVDDEEVAKLAKDTARRVMTYGISAADADVRAANVRQNGFQMLFDLQLPGRAEPLPVTLNLPGRHNVLNALAAATIGWQLGVEAGAIARALENFQGVGRRFHRRGELKLEQGSVLLVDDYGHHPRELAAVFAAARGGWPDRRLVVGFQPHRYSRTRDLLDDFANVLAEADVLVLTEVYPAGEAPIAGADGRALARAVRARGKVDPVLIEHPRDFKDTLPTLLRDGDLLLLLGAGDIGAAAVELAQAGHLRTAK is encoded by the coding sequence ATGACGCCGCGCCGGCTGCTCGCCCACGAAGACCTGATGGCCACCTTCCGCCGCGTGCATTTCATCGGCATCGGCGGCGTGGGCATGAGCGGCATCGCCGAGGTGTTGCACAACCTGGGCTACGCGGTGTCCGGCTCGGACAAGGCCAATTCGCCGACCGCGCAGCGGCTGGCCGCGCTCGGGATCGTCGTGCAGGTCGGCCACGAGGCCGCGCACGTGGCCGATGCCGACGTGGTGGTGACTTCCAGCGCGATCCGCCAGGACAACCCGGAGCTCGTCGCCGCGCGCGCCGCGCGCATCCCGGTGATCCCGCGGGCGGAAATGCTCGGCGAGCTGATGCGCTTCCGCCGCGGCATTGCCATCGCCGGCACCCATGGCAAGACCACTACGACCAGCCTGGTCGCCAGCGTCCTGGCCGAGGCCAACTACGATCCGACCTTCGTGATCGGTGGCCAGCTCAACGCCGCCGGGGCCAATGCGCGGCTCGGCACCGGCCAGTACCTGGTCGCCGAGGCGGACGAGTCGGACGGTTCGTTCCTCCTTCTGTCGCCGGTGATCGCGGCGGTCACCAACATCGACGCGGATCACCTGGAGAACTACGGCGGCGACTTCGCGCAGGTGAAGAAGGCCTTCGCCGACTTCCTGCACCGCCTGCCGTTCTATGGTCTGGCCGTGCTGTGCGTGGACGACGAGGAAGTGGCCAAGCTGGCCAAGGACACCGCGCGCCGCGTGATGACCTACGGGATCAGCGCCGCCGACGCCGACGTGCGCGCCGCGAACGTGCGCCAGAACGGCTTCCAGATGCTGTTCGACCTGCAACTGCCCGGCCGCGCCGAACCGCTGCCGGTCACCCTCAACCTGCCGGGGCGCCACAACGTGCTCAACGCGCTGGCCGCCGCCACGATCGGCTGGCAACTCGGCGTCGAGGCCGGGGCGATCGCCCGCGCGCTGGAGAACTTCCAGGGCGTCGGCCGGCGCTTCCACCGGCGTGGCGAGCTGAAGCTGGAGCAGGGGAGCGTGCTGCTGGTCGACGACTACGGCCACCATCCGCGCGAACTGGCCGCCGTGTTCGCCGCCGCCCGCGGCGGCTGGCCGGACCGGCGCCTGGTGGTGGGTTTCCAGCCGCACCGCTACAGCCGTACGCGCGACCTGCTGGACGACTTCGCCAACGTGCTGGCCGAGGCCGACGTGCTGGTGCTGACCGAGGTCTATCCGGCCGGCGAGGCGCCGATCGCCGGCGCCGATGGCCGCGCGCTGGCCCGCGCCGTGCGTGCGCGCGGCAAGGTCGACCCGGTGCTCATCGAGCACCCGCGCGACTTCAAGGACACCCTGCCGACGCTGCTGCGCGACGGCGACCTGCTGCTGCTCCTGGGCGCCGGCGACATCGGCGCCGCGGCGGTGGAGCTCGCGCAGGCCGGCCACCTGAGGACTGCAAAGTGA
- a CDS encoding D-alanine--D-alanine ligase, which produces MNAPTRINDPTQFGRVAVVMGGSSAEREVSLDSGRNVLAALKSRGVDAHAIDGIPALLDALRAGHFARVFNILHGQHGGGEDGVLQGALESLHVPYTGSGVLGSALSMDKVRSKRVWQSLGLPTPAFVALPRGAGADAVHAAAKRVGFPLIVKPACEGSSVGVTRVFEENQLDSAVELAASYPGDLLMETLIEGDEMTVGILGRQVLPSIHIVPKGAFYDYNAKYVAEDTQYICPGLEGAAEDELRALALEAFDALGCHGWGRVDVMRDRAGRNFLLEVNTAPGMTSHSLVPKAAKVAGIDYEDVCWRVLETSFREGL; this is translated from the coding sequence GTGAACGCTCCGACCAGAATCAACGATCCCACCCAGTTCGGTCGCGTGGCCGTGGTGATGGGCGGCAGTTCCGCCGAGCGCGAGGTGTCGCTCGATTCCGGCCGCAACGTGCTGGCCGCGCTGAAGAGCCGCGGCGTCGACGCGCATGCGATCGACGGCATTCCCGCGCTGCTCGATGCGCTGCGCGCCGGGCACTTTGCGCGGGTGTTCAACATCCTGCACGGCCAGCATGGCGGCGGCGAGGACGGCGTGCTGCAGGGTGCGCTGGAGTCGCTCCATGTGCCCTATACCGGCTCCGGCGTGCTCGGCTCGGCGCTGTCGATGGACAAGGTGCGCTCCAAGCGCGTGTGGCAGTCGCTCGGGCTGCCGACGCCGGCCTTCGTCGCACTGCCGCGCGGCGCCGGTGCGGATGCCGTGCACGCGGCGGCGAAGCGGGTTGGTTTCCCGCTGATCGTCAAGCCGGCCTGCGAAGGTTCCAGCGTGGGGGTGACGCGCGTGTTCGAGGAAAACCAGCTCGACAGCGCGGTCGAACTGGCCGCCAGCTACCCGGGCGACCTGCTGATGGAGACCCTGATCGAGGGCGACGAGATGACCGTCGGCATCCTTGGTCGCCAGGTGCTGCCCTCGATCCACATCGTTCCGAAGGGGGCGTTCTACGACTACAACGCCAAGTACGTCGCCGAGGACACCCAGTACATCTGCCCGGGCCTCGAAGGGGCGGCCGAGGACGAGCTGCGCGCGCTCGCGCTCGAGGCCTTCGACGCGCTCGGTTGCCACGGCTGGGGTCGCGTGGACGTGATGCGCGACCGCGCCGGCCGCAACTTCCTGCTCGAAGTGAACACCGCCCCGGGCATGACCTCGCATTCGCTGGTGCCCAAGGCGGCCAAGGTGGCCGGCATCGATTACGAGGACGTGTGCTGGCGCGTGCTGGAAACCAGTTTCCGGGAGGGCCTGTGA
- a CDS encoding cell division protein FtsQ/DivIB, which produces MRGAIRLVAWCLAIALVALPVVGVLRGWFAADRWPVTQLTVQAEFKHVSAEQIRAAVRPRLGHGFFALDLDSVQQAVAALPWVESVEARKRWPDTLILRIYERQPFARWNETRLISRQGVLFDGGKVAPSTPLPDLRGPDAQMPEVVAFYADALKAVARTPLKVSGVALSERGSWSLATDTGARIVLGDRAQAGRRLRRFLDVYPQVMAGHSAAFAYADLRYTNGFAVRWPDAAAPAAGTPRT; this is translated from the coding sequence GTGAGGGGAGCGATCCGCCTCGTTGCCTGGTGTCTGGCCATCGCGCTGGTCGCGTTGCCGGTCGTCGGCGTGCTGCGCGGCTGGTTCGCCGCCGACCGCTGGCCGGTGACGCAACTGACCGTGCAGGCCGAGTTCAAGCATGTCAGCGCCGAGCAGATCCGCGCCGCCGTGCGGCCACGTCTGGGCCACGGTTTCTTCGCGCTGGACCTGGACTCGGTACAGCAGGCGGTCGCGGCATTGCCCTGGGTCGAATCGGTCGAGGCGCGCAAGCGTTGGCCGGACACGCTGATCCTGCGCATCTACGAGCGCCAGCCATTCGCGCGCTGGAACGAGACCCGGCTGATCAGCCGCCAGGGCGTGCTCTTCGATGGCGGCAAGGTCGCGCCTTCCACGCCGCTGCCCGACCTGCGCGGGCCGGACGCTCAGATGCCCGAGGTGGTGGCGTTCTACGCCGATGCGCTCAAGGCGGTGGCCCGCACGCCGCTCAAGGTGTCCGGCGTGGCGCTGTCCGAACGCGGCAGCTGGAGCCTGGCTACCGACACGGGGGCCAGGATCGTGCTGGGCGACCGCGCCCAGGCCGGCAGGCGTCTGCGCCGTTTCCTCGACGTCTACCCGCAGGTGATGGCGGGCCACAGCGCCGCCTTCGCCTACGCCGACCTTCGCTACACCAACGGATTCGCCGTGCGCTGGCCCGACGCCGCCGCACCTGCCGCGGGGACACCCCGCACATGA
- the ftsA gene encoding cell division protein FtsA, which translates to MKTRNDKQLVVGLDIGTHKVTAIVGEYEPGEPIEVIGIGSHVSRGMKRGSVVDIESTVHSIQRAVEEAELMAGCDIRSVFASISGSHLETKNSHGTAAIRDREVTPGDLEQVLEAASAVAIPADRKVLYKESQEYRIDGQDGIRSPVGMSGVRLEASVHLVTGAAAAVQNISKCIQRCGLSVDELVPSAVASAKAVLTDDERELGVCLVDIGAGTTDIAIYTQGSIRYTKSLPVGGDQVTNDIAYGVHTPTAHAEEIKIKYACALAQLAHAEETIQVPSVGDRPPRRLARQSLAQSVQARYEEIFEMVQDELRRSGYDSLVAAGVVLTGGASRMEGALELAEEIFHKMVRIGVPQHVTGLGEVVANPLHSTGVGLLLHGARAGGVRVSHPVGGSVGGLVDKVRGWITRNF; encoded by the coding sequence ATGAAGACGCGCAACGACAAGCAGCTGGTGGTCGGCCTGGACATCGGCACCCACAAGGTGACCGCGATCGTGGGCGAGTACGAGCCGGGCGAACCGATCGAGGTGATCGGCATCGGCTCGCACGTCTCGCGCGGGATGAAGCGCGGATCGGTGGTCGATATCGAATCGACCGTGCACTCGATCCAGCGTGCGGTGGAAGAGGCCGAACTGATGGCCGGCTGCGACATCCGCTCCGTGTTCGCCTCGATCTCCGGCAGCCACCTGGAGACAAAGAACTCCCACGGCACCGCGGCGATCCGCGACCGTGAGGTTACCCCGGGCGACCTGGAGCAGGTGCTGGAGGCGGCCAGCGCGGTGGCGATCCCGGCCGACCGCAAGGTTCTTTACAAGGAGTCGCAGGAATACCGCATCGACGGGCAGGACGGCATCCGCTCGCCGGTCGGCATGAGTGGCGTGCGCCTGGAAGCCTCCGTGCACCTGGTGACCGGCGCGGCCGCGGCCGTACAGAACATCTCCAAGTGCATCCAGCGTTGCGGGCTCTCCGTGGACGAACTGGTGCCCTCGGCGGTGGCCAGCGCCAAGGCGGTGCTCACCGACGACGAGCGGGAGCTGGGCGTGTGTCTGGTCGACATCGGCGCGGGCACGACCGACATCGCGATCTATACGCAGGGCTCGATCCGCTACACCAAGTCGCTCCCGGTCGGCGGCGACCAGGTCACCAACGACATCGCCTACGGCGTGCATACGCCGACCGCGCATGCCGAGGAAATCAAGATCAAGTACGCCTGCGCGCTGGCGCAGCTGGCGCACGCCGAGGAAACCATCCAGGTGCCCAGCGTCGGCGACCGCCCGCCGCGCCGGCTGGCCCGCCAGTCGCTCGCCCAGAGTGTGCAGGCGCGCTACGAGGAAATCTTCGAGATGGTGCAGGACGAGCTGCGCCGCTCCGGCTACGACAGCCTGGTCGCCGCCGGCGTGGTGCTCACCGGCGGCGCCTCGCGGATGGAGGGTGCGCTGGAGCTGGCCGAGGAGATCTTTCACAAGATGGTGCGCATCGGCGTGCCGCAGCACGTCACGGGCCTGGGCGAAGTGGTCGCCAATCCGCTGCATTCGACCGGCGTGGGCCTGCTGCTGCATGGCGCCCGCGCCGGCGGCGTGCGCGTGAGCCATCCGGTCGGCGGCAGCGTAGGCGGGCTGGTCGACAAGGTGCGTGGCTGGATCACCAGAAATTTCTGA
- the ftsZ gene encoding cell division protein FtsZ, with protein MFELIEKLAPNAVIKVIGVGGGGGNAVAHMLNANIEGVEFVVANTDAQAMKHCGSRTHLQLGANVTKGLGAGANPEVGRQAALEDRERIEEMLDGADMVFITAGMGGGTGTGAAPVVAQLAKEKGILTVAVVTKPFPFEGRRRMQVAMKGIEDLSQHVDSLITVPNEKLLSVLGREVTLLNAFKAANDVLQGAVQGIADLITAPGLINVDFADVRTVMSEMGMAMMGSGTARGDDRAQAAAEAAINNPLLEDVNLNGACGILVNVTAGPNLTMREFDEIGRVIHDFASEDATVVIGTSLDPEMQDDVRVTVVATGLNRAAAARQAPRAVASQQVEMRQRPRPVVLRTGTGNEVVDYAAPETVASHTRAEPPAKGADPSLDYLDIPAFLRRQAD; from the coding sequence ATGTTTGAACTTATCGAAAAACTGGCACCCAACGCGGTCATCAAGGTCATCGGCGTGGGCGGTGGCGGCGGCAACGCCGTGGCCCACATGCTCAATGCCAACATCGAAGGCGTCGAGTTCGTCGTCGCCAACACCGACGCGCAGGCGATGAAGCACTGCGGCTCGCGCACCCACCTGCAGCTCGGCGCCAACGTCACCAAGGGCCTGGGCGCGGGCGCCAACCCCGAAGTCGGCCGCCAGGCCGCGCTGGAGGACCGCGAGCGCATCGAGGAAATGCTCGACGGCGCGGACATGGTGTTCATCACCGCCGGCATGGGTGGCGGCACCGGCACGGGCGCGGCCCCGGTCGTGGCCCAGCTGGCCAAGGAGAAGGGCATCCTCACCGTGGCGGTGGTCACCAAGCCGTTCCCGTTCGAGGGGCGCCGTCGCATGCAGGTGGCGATGAAGGGCATCGAGGACCTGTCCCAGCACGTCGACTCTCTGATCACCGTGCCGAACGAGAAGCTGCTGTCGGTGCTCGGCCGCGAGGTCACCCTGCTGAATGCCTTCAAGGCGGCCAACGACGTGTTGCAGGGCGCCGTGCAGGGCATCGCCGACCTGATCACCGCGCCGGGCCTGATCAACGTCGACTTCGCCGACGTGCGCACCGTGATGTCCGAAATGGGCATGGCGATGATGGGCTCGGGCACCGCTCGTGGCGACGATCGCGCCCAGGCCGCTGCCGAGGCGGCGATCAACAACCCGCTGCTGGAGGACGTCAACCTCAATGGCGCCTGCGGCATCCTGGTCAACGTCACTGCCGGTCCGAACCTGACCATGCGCGAATTCGACGAGATCGGCCGCGTCATCCACGACTTCGCCAGCGAAGACGCCACCGTGGTGATCGGCACCTCGCTCGACCCGGAGATGCAGGACGATGTGCGCGTGACCGTGGTCGCCACGGGCCTGAACCGTGCGGCTGCCGCCCGCCAGGCTCCACGTGCCGTGGCCAGCCAGCAGGTGGAGATGCGCCAGCGGCCCCGTCCGGTGGTGCTGCGTACGGGTACCGGCAACGAGGTGGTGGACTACGCCGCGCCGGAGACGGTGGCCTCGCACACGCGCGCGGAGCCGCCGGCCAAGGGCGCCGATCCCAGCCTGGACTATCTGGATATCCCGGCGTTCCTGCGCCGCCAGGCCGACTGA